One region of Solanum pennellii chromosome 6, SPENNV200 genomic DNA includes:
- the LOC107022960 gene encoding transmembrane emp24 domain-containing protein p24delta3-like: MKVLKVVVVAAMVMMMVAEAIWLELPNSETKCVYKDIRNSNVVLGEYIAINADEEHIQTNFIFTISVQVSSPFGNNLHHEENVIYGRFAFTTSEHGIYLVCFRMYSHVLGNKSVAISLQWKIGIDAKDWYSIARKEKIEGVELELMKLKGLAQTVHENLLYLKKREEEMRGVSERTNGAVAWFSMTSLSICIMAAAVQILYLKRYFRKKSLI; encoded by the exons atgaaGGTATTAAAAGTAGTTGTGGTGGCGGctatggtgatgatgatggtggcGGAAGCAATATGGCTTGAATTGCCGAATTCAGAGACTAAGTGTGTATATAAGGATATCCGTAATAGTAATGTTGTTTTGGGTGAATATATTGCCATCAACGCTGATGAGGAGCACAttcaaactaattttattttcactATCTCTGTAcag GTTTCATCACCATTTGGAAACAACCTCCACCATGAAGAAAACGTCATTTATGGTCGATTTGCTTTTACAACATCTGAGCATGGAATCTATTTGGTGTGCTTTCGGATGTATAGTCATGTCCTAGGTAATAAAAGTGTGGCTATTTCTCTTCAGTGGAAAATTGGAATTGATGCCAAGGATTGGTATTCAATTGCTCGGAAAGAAAAGATAGAA GGAGTAGAACTTGAGTTGATGAAATTAAAAGGGTTGGCGCAAACCGTCCATGAAAACTTACTGTACCTAAAAAAGAG GGAagaagaaatgagaggagtgagTGAGAGAACGAATGGAGCAGTGGCATGGTTCAGTATGACGTCCCTTAGTATCTGCATTATGGCTGCAGCTGTGCAAATATTGTATTTGAAGCGCTACTTTAGGAAGAAAAGTCTCATATAG
- the LOC107022600 gene encoding transmembrane emp24 domain-containing protein p24delta3-like: MKLMNVLKLLVVATMAMTAAEAIWLEIPSSGAKCVYEEIRNNVVVLVNYAVIVDNEPDKPKFIPDISLKVISPFANKLHHEENVTRGKFGFTTTEPGNYMACFFMNSQAPNGESVHIGLDWKTGIAAKDWDSIARKEKIQDIELVLMKFQAWVQASHEKIVYLEKREEEMSEVSERTNAVVALFSGMSLSLCILAAATQIWYLKRFFRKKKLI, translated from the exons ATGAAGTTGATGAATGTATTAAAATTACTTGTGGTGGCGACTATGGCGATGACGGCGGCAGAAGCGATATGGCTAGAAATACCCAGTTCAGGGGCTAAATGTGTGTATGAAGAAATCCGTAATAACGTCGTCGTTTTGGTTAATTACGCTGTCATTGTTGACAATGAGCCCGACAAACCTAAATTTATTCCCGATATCTCCCTTAAG GTTATATCACCATTTGCAAACAAGCTCCACCATGAAGAAAATGTCACTCGTGGTAAATTTGGTTTTACAACGACTGAGCCTGGAAACTATATGGCGTGCTTTTTCATGAATAGCCAAGCTCCTAACGGTGAAAGTGTACATATTGGTCTTGACTGGAAAACTGGAATTGCTGCCAAGGATTGGGATTCGATTGCTCGAAAAGAAAAGATACAA GACATTGAACTTGTGCTGATGAAATTCCAGGCATGGGTGCAAGCCAGCCATGAAAAAATAGTCTATCTGGAAAAGAG GGAGGAAGAAATGAGTGAAGTGAGTGAGAGAACGAATGCAGTTGTGGCGTTGTTCAGTGGAATGTCCCTTAGTCTCTGCATATTGGCTGCAGCTACGCAAATATGGTATTTGAAGCGCTTCTTTAGGAAGAAAAAACtcatataa
- the LOC107022912 gene encoding transmembrane emp24 domain-containing protein p24delta4-like, with protein MKLMKVLKLILVVVTMAMTMAEALWLEMPSSGAKCVYEEIRNNVVVLVEYAIVGINEQNQYSFIHDLISLKVASPFGKILHHENNVTNGEFGFTTTEPGNYMACFFMNSQAPDGKVVHVGLDWKIGIAAKDWDSIARKEKIQDIELVLMKFQAWVQSIREKLIYMKKREEEMREVSERTNAAVAWFSGMSLSLCILAAATQIWYLKRFFRKKNLI; from the exons atgaagttgatgaaggtattaaaattaattttggtgGTGGTGACGATGGCGATGACGATGGCGGAAGCGTTATGGCTAGAAATGCCGAGTTCAGGGGCTAAATGTGTGTATGAAGAAATCCGTAATAACGTCGTCGTTTTGGTTGAGTATGCTATTGTTGGTATCAATGAGCAGAATCAATATAGTTTTATTCACGATTTGATCTCCCTTAAG GTTGCATCACCATTTGGAAAAATTCTCCACCATGAAAATAATGTTACAAATGGTGAATTTGGTTTTACAACGACTGAGCCTGGAAACTATATGGCGTGCTTTTTCATGAATAGCCAAGCTCCTGATGGTAAAGTTGTACATGTTGGTCTTGACTGGAAAATTGGGATTGCTGCCAAGGATTGGGACTCAATTGCTCGAAAAGAAAAGATACAA GACATTGAACTTGTGCTGATGAAATTCCAGGCATGGGTGCAATCCATCCGTGAAAAATTAATCTATATGAAGAAGAG GGAAGAAGAAATGAGAGAAGTGAGTGAGAGAACGAATGCAGCTGTGGCATGGTTCAGTGGAATGTCCCTTAGTCTCTGCATATTGGCTGCAGCTACGCAAATATGGTATTTGAAGCGCTTCTTTAGGAAGAAAAATCTCATATAG
- the LOC107021517 gene encoding uncharacterized protein C57A10.07, with product MKKNYSGGSGSPKSFQAYLRGDFDLESGTVKRSRKAKKSTFYPVKMLKSLGKRIHSYYKLHPARLFMISLLIGVIILIVLSVSERRFRMMGNYAKFDVGVDAYPFSKFRNLVMVAGHSVYTSSSCEKVDKEDSWFLESYQKHPGQAATFVDHIRRGIEIAADDDDALLLFSGGETRKDAGPRSEAQSYWTVAETKGWFGKQESVRGRALTEEHARDSFENLLFSVCRFRELTGTYPHNITVVGYDFKEKRFKHLHRSAIGFPETSFFYSGTSSSQTSRDAALKGEALVRTQFKEDPYGCKGSLRRKKLGRDPFHRSIPYPNGCPEIEGLFRYCGTAPYPGSLPWA from the exons ATGAAGAAAAACTATTCAGGTGGGTCTGGTAGTCCTAAATCTTTCCAGGCCTATTTAAGGGGCGATTTTGATTTGGAATCAGGTACTGTTAAAAGATCAAGGAAGGCGAAAAAATCGACTTTTTATCCTGTCAAGATGCTTAAATCATTAGGAAAACGAATTCATAGTTATTACAAGCTTCACCCAGCTAGGCTGTTTATGATATCTTTGTTAATTGGGGTCATTATTCTCATTGTATTGTCTGTTTCCGAGAGGCGATTTCGGATGATGGGTAATTATGCAAAATTTGATGTGGGTGTTGATGCATATCCATTTTCCAAGTTTAGGAATCTTGTTATGGTTGCTGGACATTCAGTTTATACTAGTAGTAGTTGTGAGAAAGTTGATAAGGAGGATTCTTGGTTTTTAGAGTCTTATCAAAAGCACCCTGGTCAAGCTGCAACGTTTGTTGATCATATACGGAGGGGGATTGAAATTGCAGCAGATGACGATGATGCATTACTCCTGTTTAGTGGTGGTGAGACTAGGAAAGATGCCGGGCCAAGAAGTGAAGCTCAAAGTTACTGGACTGTTGCTGAAACTAAAGGGTGGTTTG GCAAACAAGAAAGTGTAAGAGGGAGGGCACTCACCGAAGAGCATGCTAGGGACAGTTTTGAGAATCTTCTCTTTAGTGTTTGTCGGTTCAGGGAGCTTACTGGCACATATCCACATAATATAACT GTTGTAGGCTATGACTTCAAGGAGAAGAGATTTAAGCATCTACATCGGTCCGCAATTGGATTTCCAGAAACAAGTTTCTTTTACTCAGGGACATCATCTTCACAAACATCGAGAGACGCAGCTTTAAAAGGAGAAGCACTGGTGAGAACACAGTTTAAAGAAGATCCTTACGGATGCAAAGGCTCTCTTCGTCGCAAGAAGCTTGGTCGTGATCCATTTCATCGCTCTATCCCTTATCCCAATGGATGTCCTGAAATTGAAGGTTTGTTCAGATATTGTGGAACAGCTCCATATCCAGGTTCCCTACCTTGGGCTTAG